A window of Formosa sp. Hel1_31_208 contains these coding sequences:
- a CDS encoding TonB-dependent receptor yields the protein MTIKNKALLLIVLCVNIIFAQDKVTLSGTITDSGSNETLIGVNIIFPELKTGTNTNEYGFYSISLPKGTYKMQISYLGYTTIIETITFSEDKVVNYKLVENSESLDEVVIKQDVEKLNIKKPQMSVNALSINTIKQMPVVLGEVDVIKSITLLPGVTNAGEGSSGFNVRGGSVDQNLILLDEATIFNSSHLFGFFSVFNPDAIKDIKLYKGGIPAKYGGRVSSVLDIYQKDGNSNEFHMNGGIGIVSSRLLAEGPIKKGKGSFLFGGRSSYAHLFLPLFDIDNIAYFYDLNTKLSYRLNDKNSIYLSGYFGRDVFNISNSFENTYGNTVVNFRWNHLFSDRLFSNMSLIYSDYYYGLNLNFVEFEWDSGIQNFNFKYDLKHYINNNFKLEYGLNSIYYKFNPGDIKPSTPTSGINPFKLTDKYAFENAVYIDAEHQITDKLALSYGLRFSSFLRLGQDELNIYEDNNPVAYNETLQVYEKATPIGTESFNRSNVIESFANIEPRFSIAYQLNDQSSIKASYNRMTQYLHLLSNTSSPTPLDVWTPSGKYIEPQLLDQVALGYFKSFKDNAYTLEVETFYKKIQNRIDYIDGADLVANNAIEQVILNGRARAYGLEILLRKNEGRFKGWLAYTLSKSEQQTEGRTLFEAGINNGDWYNTPFDKTHDISLTASYELNDKWTFGSNFLFQTGLPTTFPNGQYQFNGITIPNYEARNSSRLPTYHRLDISATYTPKQDSTKRWKGEWVFGLYNMYNRRNAASISFGENRNTGRNEATRLAIFGIVPSVSYNFKF from the coding sequence ATGACAATTAAGAACAAAGCCCTACTGCTCATTGTACTATGTGTTAATATAATCTTTGCCCAAGATAAAGTTACATTAAGTGGAACAATCACTGATTCAGGTAGTAACGAAACCCTCATTGGAGTAAATATTATTTTTCCTGAATTAAAAACCGGAACCAATACTAATGAATATGGATTCTATTCAATATCATTACCGAAAGGCACCTACAAAATGCAGATTAGTTATCTGGGTTATACTACTATTATTGAAACCATTACATTTTCAGAAGATAAGGTCGTTAATTACAAATTGGTCGAAAACTCTGAAAGTCTAGACGAAGTAGTGATTAAACAAGATGTTGAAAAACTAAACATCAAAAAACCTCAGATGAGTGTCAATGCGCTATCCATAAACACCATTAAACAAATGCCTGTGGTGCTTGGCGAAGTTGATGTTATAAAATCTATTACCTTGCTTCCTGGTGTCACCAATGCAGGTGAAGGATCTTCGGGATTCAATGTCCGAGGAGGTTCTGTAGATCAAAATTTAATTCTCTTAGATGAAGCCACTATTTTTAATTCATCACACCTTTTTGGGTTCTTTTCTGTATTTAACCCAGATGCGATTAAAGATATCAAACTATATAAAGGTGGTATCCCAGCCAAATATGGAGGCCGAGTATCATCCGTTCTTGATATTTACCAAAAAGATGGCAATAGTAACGAATTCCATATGAATGGTGGTATCGGAATCGTTTCCAGCAGATTACTCGCGGAAGGCCCTATAAAAAAAGGAAAAGGCTCCTTTCTATTTGGTGGTAGAAGTAGCTACGCCCATTTATTCTTGCCGTTATTTGACATTGATAATATTGCCTATTTTTACGATCTTAATACCAAATTAAGTTACCGTTTGAATGATAAAAACAGTATCTACCTCTCTGGCTACTTCGGTAGAGATGTGTTTAATATTTCCAATAGTTTTGAAAACACCTATGGTAATACGGTTGTGAATTTTAGATGGAATCACCTCTTTTCAGACCGATTATTTTCTAATATGTCGCTAATCTACTCTGACTATTACTACGGACTCAATCTCAACTTTGTCGAATTTGAATGGGATTCTGGAATTCAAAATTTTAACTTCAAATACGACTTAAAGCATTATATCAATAACAATTTTAAACTAGAATACGGGCTAAACAGTATCTATTATAAATTTAACCCTGGAGATATTAAACCTTCCACTCCTACTTCGGGTATCAATCCGTTCAAATTAACAGATAAGTATGCTTTTGAAAATGCTGTTTATATAGATGCTGAACACCAAATAACCGATAAACTAGCTTTGTCTTACGGTTTGAGATTCAGTTCTTTTCTTAGATTAGGACAAGATGAGTTGAATATTTATGAAGATAATAATCCTGTTGCATATAATGAAACGCTTCAAGTGTATGAAAAAGCAACGCCTATTGGCACAGAAAGTTTTAATCGCAGTAATGTGATCGAATCGTTCGCTAACATAGAACCTCGCTTCTCCATAGCCTATCAACTTAATGACCAATCCTCAATTAAAGCGAGTTATAATAGAATGACTCAGTATCTACATTTACTTTCAAATACATCATCTCCGACACCGTTAGATGTATGGACGCCGAGTGGTAAATATATCGAACCTCAATTACTAGATCAAGTAGCTCTTGGCTACTTCAAATCTTTCAAGGATAATGCATATACACTGGAAGTAGAAACGTTTTATAAAAAGATTCAAAATCGAATTGACTATATAGATGGCGCAGATCTTGTCGCAAATAATGCGATTGAACAAGTAATTTTAAATGGTCGGGCAAGAGCTTACGGATTAGAAATTTTATTAAGAAAAAACGAAGGCCGATTTAAAGGTTGGCTGGCTTATACCCTCTCAAAATCTGAACAGCAAACTGAAGGCAGAACTCTTTTCGAAGCCGGTATTAATAATGGCGATTGGTATAATACGCCTTTTGATAAAACCCATGATATTTCCTTAACTGCCAGTTATGAATTAAATGATAAATGGACTTTTGGCAGTAATTTCCTCTTTCAAACAGGATTACCTACCACTTTTCCCAACGGCCAATATCAATTTAATGGTATCACGATTCCAAATTATGAAGCCAGAAATTCTAGCCGACTACCAACCTATCACCGATTAGATATTTCAGCAACATACACACCTAAACAGGACTCCACAAAACGATGGAAAGGGGAATGGGTATTCGGTCTATATAATATGTATAACAGAAGAAACGCAGCGTCCATCTCCTTCGGAGAAAACAGAAATACAGGACGTAATGAAGCAACACGATTAGCAATTTTCGGCATTGTACCCTCTGTTTCTTATAACTTTAAATTCTAG
- a CDS encoding DUF4249 family protein, translating to MKKYVYILLSVMIFSCEDVIDVNLNTAQPRLVIDASLNWFKGTVGNEQEIKLTLTAPFFDAEVPPATGAEVRVIKASDDVFIFTEVGSTGVYMNSNFIPQLDETYELEIIYEGETYRGTETMNSVVEVEFVEQNDEGGFSGEETELKAFYTDPADEDNYYFFEFISDIPVIPTLEVYDDEFTDGNQIFGFYTEEDLETGDIVVIKNYGVSERFYEFMFLLLQQNNDEGGGPFETQPATVRGNCINETNPENYPLGYFRASEASEFIYTIQ from the coding sequence ATGAAAAAATATGTATACATACTTCTAAGTGTTATGATCTTCTCTTGTGAAGACGTCATAGATGTCAATCTCAATACTGCCCAGCCTCGATTAGTGATTGATGCATCACTAAATTGGTTCAAAGGTACTGTTGGTAATGAACAAGAAATTAAACTTACATTAACAGCACCATTCTTTGATGCCGAAGTTCCACCAGCTACTGGCGCAGAAGTAAGAGTCATAAAAGCAAGTGATGACGTGTTTATATTTACTGAAGTTGGCAGTACAGGTGTATATATGAACTCTAATTTTATTCCTCAATTAGATGAGACCTATGAGTTAGAAATTATCTATGAAGGTGAAACCTACCGAGGAACTGAAACGATGAATTCAGTGGTAGAAGTAGAATTTGTAGAACAAAATGATGAGGGTGGTTTTTCTGGCGAAGAGACAGAACTAAAAGCATTTTACACCGATCCAGCTGATGAAGACAACTACTATTTCTTTGAGTTTATCAGTGATATTCCTGTAATTCCAACCCTCGAAGTGTATGATGATGAATTTACGGACGGTAATCAAATTTTTGGATTTTACACAGAGGAAGATTTAGAAACAGGTGATATAGTTGTGATCAAAAACTATGGTGTCTCTGAACGGTTTTACGAATTTATGTTCTTATTGCTTCAACAAAACAACGACGAAGGAGGTGGTCCATTTGAAACGCAACCTGCGACAGTCCGCGGTAATTGTATTAATGAAACCAATCCTGAGAATTATCCCTTAGGTTATTTTAGAGCTTCAGAAGCCTCTGAATTCATTTATACGATTCAATAA
- the murQ gene encoding N-acetylmuramic acid 6-phosphate etherase — MTFTKTTEQDSNYNHLEQMSISELLININKEDKSVPLAVEKSIPQIEVLIAQIVAKLNSGGRLFYIGAGTSGRLGILDASECPPTFGVSHDMVIGLIAGGDTAIRKAVEFAEDSTTQGWKDLQTFNVSKNDIVIGIAASGTTPYVISALETCNSKKIITACITCNKNSPLSKVSQYPIEVIVGPEFITGSSRMKAGTAQKLVLNMITTATMIKLNKVKGNKMVDMQLSNNKLVDRGTKMIMTELDIDRSEAKRLLNQYKNVRSAIQNYRNGN; from the coding sequence ATGACATTCACAAAAACAACCGAGCAAGATTCAAATTATAATCATTTAGAACAAATGAGTATATCTGAATTGCTAATCAATATAAATAAAGAGGACAAATCAGTGCCTCTGGCTGTAGAAAAATCCATTCCTCAAATTGAGGTATTAATAGCACAAATAGTTGCCAAATTAAACTCAGGTGGTCGCCTTTTTTACATTGGCGCTGGAACGAGCGGAAGGTTAGGAATCTTAGACGCCTCTGAATGTCCTCCAACCTTTGGGGTCTCTCATGACATGGTCATCGGTCTCATTGCTGGTGGTGATACAGCCATTAGAAAGGCTGTTGAATTTGCCGAAGACTCCACAACCCAGGGATGGAAAGACTTACAAACTTTTAATGTTTCAAAAAACGATATCGTTATTGGGATTGCAGCTTCAGGAACGACACCATATGTGATTAGTGCATTAGAAACATGTAACTCAAAAAAAATTATTACTGCTTGTATTACCTGTAATAAAAATAGCCCTTTATCAAAGGTGTCTCAATATCCTATTGAAGTCATTGTTGGTCCGGAATTTATCACAGGAAGTTCTCGCATGAAAGCAGGTACTGCTCAAAAATTAGTCTTGAATATGATCACTACGGCCACAATGATTAAACTCAACAAAGTGAAAGGAAATAAGATGGTAGATATGCAATTGAGCAATAACAAATTGGTCGACAGAGGTACTAAAATGATCATGACAGAACTAGATATTGATAGATCCGAAGCCAAGCGTCTACTGAATCAATATAAAAATGTACGTTCTGCAATTCAAAACTATAGAAATGGAAACTGA
- a CDS encoding DUF6095 family protein translates to METETKRTDKDVLVKGIKTMGITLVLMFLGPTLFYVGLSNPDKPLYIPILIIASILCILAIYFGFKGLKTIMDSMFKNT, encoded by the coding sequence ATGGAAACTGAAACGAAACGAACTGACAAAGATGTACTTGTCAAAGGCATTAAAACTATGGGCATAACACTAGTACTTATGTTTCTAGGCCCGACCCTTTTTTATGTCGGATTGAGTAATCCTGATAAGCCCTTATATATTCCTATTCTCATTATAGCTTCAATACTCTGCATTCTAGCCATCTACTTTGGCTTTAAAGGATTAAAAACGATTATGGATAGTATGTTTAAAAATACTTAG